One Oncorhynchus clarkii lewisi isolate Uvic-CL-2024 chromosome 28, UVic_Ocla_1.0, whole genome shotgun sequence genomic region harbors:
- the LOC139386874 gene encoding double-stranded RNA-specific editase B2-like — translation MAAVLGNSTRTTGTSDCELRSHFRRRKRRRSTRKERTSMLASFISPMKIRDTGTTTSKDDGDTSNSSSAEVKENRHSTNQVDYSTIRQPAHHQPALYTDISRELSRTTALKRKQPLVEGKDSLLYELQLICKRTAHCFTSDSATTPSALSVEGGASRGSDATCRKTMRTSWSVTKKNALVQLNELRPGLQYEIASWTGPVHAPVFAVGVEVNGLRFEGRGPTKKKAKMRAAEMALRSFIQFPNAPQAHITMGNLNFINTTAPTDFTSDQAVLIPDTLFKEFEPEANEDQFLYHRTDGKELQFEEPPAQGETQLLYHSHRTGGKGQELLSSICNHGRLVCLTLDLMSSANQKRQRIGSSIVEELRPVALLNELRPGLRYVCLMERVRGRPIRSFVMAVRVDGRIFEGCGHSKRLAQAQVATSALQDLFNISLGPETSISRTASWAKSSQLPQCFAESIFHLVREKHSQLADCYCPTSHSRHKVLAGIVMTRGFDIRRGQVVSLGTGTKCFSGVSVSDQGWTVNDCHAEVITRRAFLRFLYTQLELFLCNRPDSLEQSIFVRDKESGYRLRDGILFHMYVSSSPCGDARLNCPYEVTATHHSWHRFVRKLRCHLRMKMEGGEGTLPVSVRRANQKWDRGLPREPPVTMSCTDKMARWNVLGLQGSLLSHLVEPVYLHSLTVGSLCHTGHLGRTMARRMGHISPTSSSYRHNRLLLGCLSSSEGRQPGKSPRFSVNWSAGDGELEVLDTSTGRRKGSGTPSRLCKRSLFTRWERLHHQLSRPGQVLGDEKAIKTYCGAKMTAGAYQRAKQKFVLSLQEAGLGIWNRKPPEQEHFQSSV, via the exons AGAGAACCAGTATGCTGGCATCCTTCATCAGCCCTATGAAGATTAGAGATACTGGGACAACAACATCAAAAGACGATGGAGACACTTCAA ATAGCAGCAGCGCTGAGGTGAAGGAGAATCGTCATAGCACAAACCAAGTGGACTATTCCACCATACGACAACCTGCACATCATCAACCAGCTCTTTACACTGACATCTCCAGAGAGCTCTCCAGGACTACTGCTCTAAAGAGGAAGCAGCCATTGGTGGAAGGAAAAGACAGTCTTCTCTATGAACTCCAGTTGATCTGTAAGAGAACGGCCCATTGCTTTACATCAGATAGCGCCACGACTCCATCTGCACTGTCGGTTGAGGGAGGAGCATCGCGCGGGAGTGACGCAACCTGTCGGAAGACAATGAGGACTTCCTGGTCTGTCACAAAGAAGAACGCCCTGGTGCAGTTGAACGAGCTGAGACCAGGTCTACAGTATGAGATAGCATCCTGGACAGGGCCAGTTCACGCCCCTGTGTTCGCTGTAGGAGTAGAGGTGAACGGTCTCAGGTTCGAGGGCCGAGGCCCCACCAAGAAGAAGGCTAAGATGAGAGCAGCAGAGATGGCTCTTAGGTCCTTCATCCAGTTCCCCAATGCCCCTCAGGCTCACATCACCATGGGAAACCTCAACTTTATCAACACCACAGCACCAACAGACTTCACCTCAGACCAGGCCGTTCTCATCCCTGATACGCTCTTCAAGGAGTTTGAGCCAGAAGCAAACGAAGACCAATTCCTTTACCACAGGACAGACGGAAAGGAGTTGCAATTTGAGGAGCCACCAGCGCAGGGAGAAACACAACTCCTATACCACAGCCACAGGACAGGGGGAAAGGGACAGGAGTTGCTCTCCAGCATTTGTAACCATGGGAGACTAGTATGCCTGACCCTTGACCTGATGTCCTCAGCCAATCAGAAGAGGCAGAGGATCGGTTCCTCCATTGTTGAGGAGCTGAGGCCTGTGGCTCTGCTCAATGAGTTAAGGCCAGGCCTGAGGTACGTCTGCTTGATGGAGAGAGTGCGGGGCAGGCCGATCAGGAGCTTTGTGATGGCAGTGAGGGTGGATGGGAGGATATTTGAGGGTTGTGGGCACAGTAAGAGACTGGCTCAAGCCCAGGTAGCTACCTCAGCCCTACAGGACCTGTTTAACATCAGTCTGGGGCCTGAGACTAGCATCAGTCGTACTGCCAGCTGGGCCAAGAGCTCTCAGCTACCTCAG TGCTTTGCAGAGTCAATCTTCCACTtggtgagagagaaacacagtcaGCTAGCTGACTGTTACTGCCCTACCTCCCACAGCCGTCACAAAGTACTGGCAGGCATCGTAATGACCAGAG GTTTTGACATTAGGCGAGGCCAGGTGGTGTCTCTGGGGACAGGGACCAAGTGTTTCAGTGGAGTGTCTGTCAGTGACCAGGGATGGACGGTTAATGACTGCCATGCTGAGGTCATCACAAGGAGGGCTTTCCTCCGCTTTCTCTACACCCAACTGGAGCTCTTTCTctg TAACCGGCCAGACAGTTTGGAGCAGTCCATCTTTGTGCGAGACAAAGAGTCTGGGTACAGACTGAGAGATGGTATTCTGTTCCATATGTATGTGAGCTCATCGCCCTGTGGGGACGCACGCCTCAATTGCCCCTACGAGGTAACAGCTACAC ACCACAGCTGGCACAGATTTGTAAGGAAGTTACGCTGCCATCTGAGGATGAAGATGGAAGGCGGTGAGGGTACACTTCCTGTCAGCGTACGGAGAGCCAATCAGAAATGGGACAGGGGGTTGCCGAGGGAACCTCCGGTCACCATGTCCTGCACAGATAAAATGGCCAG GTGGAATGTTCTAGGTCTCCAGGgatctctcctgtctcacctggTGGAGCCAGTGTACCTCCACAGCCTCACTGTGGGCAGCCTGTGCCACACGGGTCACCTGGGAAGGACCATGGCACGACGCATGGGGCACATCAGCCCCACGTCCTCCTCCTATAGACACAACAGGCTACTCCTCGGCT GCCTCAGCAGCAGTGAGGGTCGGCAGCCAGGGAAGTCCCCCAGGTTCAGCGTGAACTGGAGTGCTGGAGACGGGGAGCTGGAGGTGCTGGATACCTCTACAGGCAGGAGGAAAGGCTCAGGGACACCATCCAGACTCTGCAAGAGATCCCTCTTCACTCGTTGGGAGAGACTACACCACCAG ctgAGCAGGCCAGGACAAGTGTTGGGTGACGAGAAGGCCATAAAGACGTACTGTGGAGCTAAGATGACAGCGGGGGCCTACCAGAGAGCCAAGCAGAAGTTTGTCCTCTCACTGCAGGAGGCAGGCCTGGGCATCTGGAACAGGAAACCACCAGAACAGGAGCACTTCCAGAGCAGTGTGTAA